GTGGCGTCGCTCCGCGGGTCGGGTCCGGGCACCGTTGACCGGCTTCTCCGCCCGGCCGGCGCGCGCGGACCGCGCGTTCCTCGACGACCTGCTGGGCTGGGCGGCCGTGCCCGCCCCGACCGACCGGCTCCGCGCGGTCGGCGAGCGGGTCGGCCTCGGTGTCGTGCTGCACCACGTCGCCGACCTGCCGACCGGCTGGTACACGATCGACGGCACCACCGCGCGACCCGGGACGCTCGACGACCGGCTGCCGGCCCGCATCGAGCAGAGCTTCGGCTACCCGCTCTCCACCGCCAACGACTGCGGCGTACGGCACGCGCTGGCGATCTGCGTGCTCACCGTGGACCTGCGCGCGCTCGTCACCGACCTGGGCGACGACGCCTGGGGGCTGCTGCAGGTGTGGTGCGGGTGGGTGGCGCACGGCTTCAGCATGGCCGCCGCCGCGCACGGGCTCTTCGCCCGACCCGCCCGGTCCTTCGACGAGCACCATCTCGGCGCGCTGCTGGACCTCCCGGCCGGGCAGGCGCCGGTGCTGATGACGGTGTGCGGCCGGTCCGCGTACGCCGAACCCCTGCTCGACCTGCGCGCCTGAGCACGGGGGAGCGCACCGGAAAAGATACGTGCAACGTACCCATGCCAGCCGATCGGCGGGCGTGGGAGGGTTCCGTCTGCAGGACCGCACCGGCCACGACGGCGGACCCGGGATCCGCCACCGGAGGCCGCGGGACCTGCGACGTAGCACGCCGGGGACATCACCGGGCTCCGCCCGTGGAAGGAACGACGATGATCACCACTGGGAACAACCGCCGCAACCGGATCCGCCTCATGATCGCCACCGTTCTGGCAGCGGCCGCCGCCACCCTGGGCCTCGCCCTCGCCGGACCGGCAGCGGTCACCGCCAGTGCCGACTCCGGCACCGGCTGCTGCATCCACCAGCCGTAGCGGTATCCACCGGGGTCCATCCATCGGCGGGCGGCCTGCCGTTCGGTGGATGGACCCCGGTCTCGGCCGATCATTACGATCGGCCGCAATGGTCACCCGGACAGCATCACTACACGGGCGTGAGAACGCGCTTCACCAGGTGAAAGACCTTCTGGGCGATGCGCGCGCAGGCAACGGCGGCAGCATCTTCGTGCACGGCGAGAGCGGTGTCGGCCGGTCCCGTCTGCTCGCCGAGGCCGGCCGGATCGGCCAGTCCGCCGGCATGGTGGTCCTGCGGGGTCGCTGCGGCGGCCTGGCACCCGCGACGCCGTTCCGCCCGCTCACCGAGGCGCTGCTCGCCTTCACCCGCACCGCCGGCACCCTCACCGAGGCGCTCGGCCCGTACCGGCTCCTGCTCGGCCCGCTCATCCCCGAGTGGCGTGACCTCGGGTCGACCCCCGCCGACCAGTCGTTGATCGTGCTCGCCGAGGGCGTGCTGCGGCTGCTCAGCCTGGCCGGTCGACAGAGCGGCTGCCTGCTCGTCCTCGACGACCTGCACAACGCCGACACCGAGACCCTGGCGATCGTCGAGTATCTCACCGACAACCTGGCCGACCAGCCGGTCGCGCTGATCGCCGCCACCCGGGACCGGGACTGCGCGGCGATGGACCTGGCCCGCACCGCCGACCGGCACCGCGTCGCGAGTCTGCTCGGACTACCCCGCCTCACCCGTGACGAGCTGCGTCAGACCGTCGCCGACTGGCTGGACGGCCAGCCCACGCGGTTGCCGGACGACGTGCTGGAGCCGCTGTGGCGCACCAGCGCCGGCAACCCGGCGCTGGCCGAGGAACTGCTCACCGAGATGATCGACAGCGGTTGGCTGAGCGACACCCCGCAGGGGTGGCGGCTGACCGGTCCACCGCGGGCGTACGTCCCCGGCTCCGTCGCCCGCCGCCTGGCCCGCCGACTGGAGGCCTGCGAGCCGCCCGAGCGCGAGCTGCTGCTCTCCGCCGCGATCTTCGGGGAGCGGTTCCCGTTCACCGCGCTGCACCGCATCACCGGTCTCGACGAGCCGGACCTCGTCCGTGAACTGCACCGTGGGGTCGCCGCCGACCTGGTCCGCCCGGACGGCCCGGACTGGTACGTGTTCCGGCATCCCCTGATCGCCGAAGCCCTGCTCGACACCTGCTCCTCGGCACGCCGGACGCAGCTGGCGACCCGGGCGGTCGAGACCGTCGAGGCACTCCACCCCGACCTCCCCGGCATCTTCTGCCAGCTCGCGGCCACGCTCCGGCTACGGGCGGGAGATCCCGTCGGCGCCGGCCGGCACCTGGCCGAGGCGGCCCGCCGGGCCCTGGCCGACGGTGCCGCCGCGTCGGCCGTCGACCTGTTGGAGCAGGCCGAGCCGCTGGTCACCGCCGACCCCGCGCTGCACGCCGACGTCCAGGAGTCCCGGGTGCAGGCCCTGGTCGAGGCCGGCCAGATCGACCGTTCCCTGCAGATGATCGCCGAGCTGGACGGTGTCGGCGGTGGATGGAACCCGGCCCGGCTGGCCGCCCTGCACACCCATCTGGCCTGGGCCGCGGTCGTCGCCGCCCGGGCCGCCGACGGCATGGATCAGATCGCCGCCGCCCGGCGCCTGCTCGGCGACGGCGCGTCACCGCAGCAGAGCGCCGCCATCGACGTCGTCTCCGCGCACCTGGTCTTCGAACTGCCCGGCCCCGGTCAGTTCCAGCTGGCCGAGCAGATGGCCCGGCAGGCCGCCGCCGTCGCCGAGCAGCACGACATGCCGGTGGTGGCCTGCCAGGCGTGGCAGCTGCTCGGCATGCTGACCCGCCGCCGGGACGTCGACGAGGCGACCCTCTATCTGGAGCGGTCCCGTCAACTGGCCGTGAAGCACGGGCTGCGCATCTGGGAGATCCACGCCCTGGTCCGGCTGGGCAACGACGACGCGGCCCGCGACGGCAACCTGCGTCGACTCCGCCACGTGGCCCGGGACGCCTGGACGGCCGGCGCGGTCACGGCGGCGTACCAGGCGGAGTCCAGCATCGCCCTCCAGGTCGCCCTCCAGGGCGGGTTCGCCGAGGCGACCGAGATCATCGACCGGGCGCTCCCGGCCACCACCCGCCTCCAGCTGGGGGAGACCGCCGGACACCTGTGGCAGACCCGGGCGGTCGTCGCGGCCCACCAGGGCCACCGGCGCGAGATGGAACGCGTCATCGGCGAGCTGCGTCGGCAGCAGCAGGACGCCCACTGGGCCGACGCGAAGGTGTTCGGGCTGGCCCGGGCGTTCTGCTCCCTGCTGGAGGAGAACCGTCCCCGGGCGCTGGCCGAGCTGGCCAGCACCCTCCAGGCCGACGGCGGCAACCCGGCGCTCTCCCCGATCAGCGGTCGGGTCGGGCTGCACCCGCTGCTGCGCGCGCTGGCCGGGGAGAACGACGCCGGGGCGTACGAGAACGGCGCGGACGGGGTGCAGCGGCTGCGGTGGAACTGGCAGTTCGTGGAGGCGACCCGGGCGGTGCTGGCCGGTCGGGCGGGGGAGCGGGAGGTCGCCGAGGCCGCTGCGGCCTCGGCCCTGCAGGCGGCCGAGCGCTACCCGTTGGCCCGGCACCTGATCCTCCGGTTGATCGCCGAGCCGGCGCTCGCGGACGGCTGGGGCGATCCGGTGTCCTGGCTGCGCGAGGCCGAGGCGTTCTTCCACGACGCCGGGGCGGAGCGGGTGGCGGGCGCGTGCCGGGCGCTGCTGCGGCGCGCCGGGGTCGCGACGGGACAGCGCCGCGAGGGGGTCGACAACATCCCGCGGTCGCTGCGGGAGTTGGGCGTCACCGTGCGCGAATACCAGATCCTCGACATGATCACCGCGCGACTGGGCAACCGCGAGATCGCCGAACGGCTGCACCTGTCCCCGCGCACCGTGGAGAAGCACGTCGCGAGTCTGATGGCCAAGGCCGGCCACGCCGACCGGGCGGCCCTGCGGGACCTCGTCCTCGACCTGCGGGCGTCCTGACCTGACCTCGTGGTGCCGGCCGGCACGCCGTCCGCGTCGGGACCGCCAGGCGCTACGCTTCCGGCCATGCACGTGACCGACGACGGTGAGCGGCTCGCCGCGTCACTTCTCCGTCGGCTGGACGCGCTGACCTTCCGGGACGCCACGACCGGCGAGGTGGACGCGCTGATCATCGACTCGGTGGTCGACTGGGCCCGTGCCGCGGGCTGGCGGGTCTATCGACGGGCATCCAGCGTCGTGCCGCTGCCCCCACCGCTGTCCGGGCGGTACTCCGTGCTCGACGTCGCCTGTGCCCGACCGGCCGGTCCGCCCGTCGTCGTCGAGGTGGACCACACCGACCGGCGTCGCACCGTGGAGAAGTTGCTGGCGGAGGGGGCGGCGGGGCGCATCCCCGTCTGGGTGCGCTGGGGTCCGGGTCCGTTCGCCCCGCCCCCCTCGCCGGTCCGTCTGGTCACCTGCGTGGTGAGCCGGCGACCGGGCCCGGCGGGCCAGGGGCGCCGCTATTCCCGGGTACCGGCCGACGACCGGCCGCCACCGGCACACTCCGCCGCGACGATCGGCGGTGCGGACCAGGTGACGCTGCCGATCGCGGTGGATCACGTTCCGCCACGCTGAACGCCGGTACGGCAACGCGCCGCAGTCGGCCGGTGCCGCCGCGAGGCGGTCACGTAATCAGCGGCGGCGGGCCCACCACCACCGCAGCAGGTACACCGCGCCGCTCGTCGCGAAGAGCACGGCGACGGCGACCAGCCACCGGCCGAGGAACGGCTGCTGGTCCTGCCCGGTCGCGGCGAGGTACGTGTCCCGTCCCTGCCGCAGGACGTCCGGCAGGTACACCAGGAACAGCAGCGCCGCGGCCAGCGCCGGCACCCGCAGGTGGTTCAGCGGGGACGGCCCCGTCCGGGGGCTGCCGACCGCCGCCCGCAGCGCCCGATCCACCGCGGCGTAGAGCGGGAACAGGACGACATCGTGGACCACCGCCGCGCCGACGAACCAGAGCAGCATCCGGCCGGCGGTCGGCTCCCCGGCGAGCCGCAGCGCCACCCAGCCGGTGACCGTGAAACAGCCGACGAGCAGCAGCAGGTGCCGCGGTGCCGCCCCGTACGCCGCGCGGAAGCGGGCCGCCCGGTCAGTCATCGGTCCGGAAGTCGATCTCGGCGACCCACTTGGTGCAGTGCACCCCGGGCAGGGCGGGGACGATGATCCGCGCCGGATAGCCGTGGTCGGGGGTCAGCTCCACCCCGTTGACGGCCAGCGCGAGCAGCGCGTCGGGGTCGCGTACCTGGTTGGCCTGGAGGGTGGCCTGGGCGAAGAGGCCGCCGCGCTGCAACGAGCGGACGTGGGCGGAGCGCGGCCGGTCGGCGCCGACGAGCGCGGCGAGGTCCCGCAGCCGTACCCCGGTCCAGGTCTGGAGCGTCGACCAGCCCTCCACGCAGGCGATCGGCAGCCGCGCCGTGTGCGGGGTCATCGCCAGCAGCGCCGCCCGGTCCAGGGTGACCCGCCGCTCGCCAGCGCGCAGCGTCAGCCGCCAGTCCGGGCCGGTGTCGGCGGCCGTGATGCCGGCGGCGACCGCCGTACGGTTCACCGGGAACCCGGTCGGGCCGGTGCCCGGCTGTCGACCGCGCGGCAGCAGCAGCGCGGTACGCCGCCACGGCCCGTCCAGGCTCTGCCCGACGGTGAGCGCCCCGAGCAGCAGCGACAGGCCGCCCACCAGGGCGAGCGCGTCGCGTCGGCTCACCGTGGCCGGTCCGGGGGCCGGGGCGACCAGCCCGTCCGGGTCCGGTGGTTCGGGGTGGGTGGCGGCACGCGGGACGGTCAGTTCCCCGCGCAGTGGCCGGGACCGCACCGCGGCCCGCGTCCGCCCCCACCGCAGCGCCACGTGGACGACCAGCGCGGCGACGAAGACCCACCCGCCGAAGTAGTGCGCGGTGTAGAAGTCGAACCCGAACAGGTAGGCGTACTGGATGTTCAGCAGGCCGGTGGCCAGCTCGAAGAGGATCCCGCCGACCAGCAGGAGCAGCGAGAGCCGTTCCAGCACCTGCGCCACCGAGCGGGCCGGCGGCCACCCGAACAGCTTCGGCACGACCGACCAGAGCTTGCCCAGCACCACCGGGACCAGCACGATCCCGAGGGTCACGTGCAGGCCCTGGGTGACCCGGAACAGCCAGGACGGGCGGGTCGGCCAGTCGACCGGGGGCAGCCGCAGCCAGCCGACGTCGCGCGGGAACGCCTGGCCGAACCGCGGGCCGTAGGCGAGGTGGTCGAGCAGCCCGGTCAGGAAGACGACCGGCAGGCCGACCAGCAGGACCAGCCCGAGGACGGCGGTGAGCCAGGGACCGCGCAGCGGGCTGCGCCACCGCCGCGGCACGCCCCGCACGCCGGGTGGGGGATGCGCCGCCAGCAGCGCCCAGCCGCGCGCCGGGAAGCCGTACGCCGGTCGGTCCGGCGGGGTGGCCGGGTGGTCCCCGCCGGGGGGCGTGCTGTCGGCGCTCACCGGTCCTCCTCGTCACGGTCGGTGGGGTGCCGGGAGCCGGCGTCCGGCCGGCACGACACCCACACCGGCAGGCTATGGGCGGGATCGGCCACGGGGCCGCGTTCCGCGGCTTACGGAAGCCTTACCGGGGCGACCGATGTTGCGAGGTCCTTACGGGTACGCCGACCCGGCCCGCCACCGCCGCCCGCCGACCTACCCTGACCGGCATGCGGATACTGGTCACCGGCGCGGCCGGGTTCATCGGATCGCACGTCGCCGACCTGCTCGTGGCCGAGGGGCACGAGGTCGTCGCCCTCGACGCGCTGCTGCCCCAGGCACACGGGGGAGAGCTGCCCGAGTGGTCGCGGCGGCACGACCCGGTGCACGGCGACGTCCGCGACCCGGAGCTGCTCGACCGGCTCCTGCCCGGGGTGGACGCGGTGTGCCACCAGGCCGCGATGGTCGGGCACGGGCTCGATCCGTCGGACGCGCCGGAGTACGCCGGCCACAACGACTACGGCACGGCGGTGCTGCTGGCCGCCATGCACCGGGCCGGCGTGGCCCGGCTGGTGCTGGCCAGTTCGATGGTCGTCTACGGCGAGGGCCGCTACGAGTGCGCCCGGCACGGCACCGTCCGCCCCGCCCCGCGCCGCCCCGACGACCTGGCCGCCGGCCGCTACGACCCGACGTGTCCGCACTGCGCCAGCACCCTCACCCCGGCGCTGGTGCCCGAGGACGCCCCGCTGGAGCCGCGCAGCACGTACGCGGCCACGAAGCTGGCCCAGGAGCACCTGGCCGGCGCCTGGGCGCGGCAGACCGGCGGCGCGGTCTGGGCGTTGCGCTACCACAACGTCTACGGCCCGCGGATGCCCCGCGACACCCCGTACGCGGGGGTGGCGTCGCTGTTCCGGTCGGCGCTGGCAGCCGGGCGGCCACCGCGGGTGCTGGAGGACGGCCGGCAGCGGCGCGACTTCGTGCACGTCACCGACGTGGCGCGGGCCAACCTGCTGGCGCTGACGGCGTCACCGCCGGAGCCCCTGGCGCCGGTCAACGTCTGCTCCGGCGAGCCGCACACCGTCGGGGAGCTGGCCACCGCCCTGGCCGCCGCGATGGCCGGGCCGGCGCCACTGGTGGTCGCCGGGGCCCGCGCCGCCGACGTGCGGCACGTGGTGGCCGACCCGCGCCGGGCGACGGAGCTGCTCGGCTACACCGCCCGGGTCGGCTTCGCCGACGGCGTCGCCGCCTTCGCCACCGACCCGCTGCGCGAGCCGGCCGCCGTCACCGTCTGACCGCTACGCCCCGGCCCGTCCCAGACGACCACGTGGACCACGCAGGCCCGGTCGTCGCGGACCTTGGGTGATGGTGGCGAACCCGAGACGTCCTCGGACGACCGGAAGCGGAAGTCGCCGCCGGGTGACGCGGCGGCCCGCGCCCGGCCGGCGGCTGGGCAGGAGTTTTCCGGGCCGGAGTCCGGGGTAGCGCGGTGGGTGGTGGCCCACCGGCCTCCGCCGCACCCTTCGGAGGTTCACCGTGTCGACACCCCTGGCCGTGCAGGCCGCCGGACCCGGCTTCCTCAACCCCGAGTGGCTGATCTCCACCTTCGGCCTGATCGGCATCCTCGGCATCGTCTTCGCCGAGTCCGGCCTGCTCATCGGCCTCTTCCTGCCCGGTGACTCGCTGCTGTTCACCGCCGGGCTGCTGGTCGCCGACGGCCGCTACCTGCACCAGCCGCTCTGGCTGGTGTGCGCGCTGGCGGCCGTGGCCGCGATCGTCGGCGACCAGGTGGGTTACCTGTTCGGCAAGCGGGTGGGCCCGAGCCTGTTCCGGCGGCCCAACTCGCGCTTCTTCAAGCAGGAGAACGTGCGCCGGGCCAACGACTTCTTCGCCCGGTACGGGGCCCGGTCGGTGGTCCTGGCCCGGTTCGTGCCGATCGTCCGGACCTTCACGCCGGTCATCGCCGGGGTGAGTCGGATGCGCTACCGGTCGTTCCTGACCTACAACGTCCTCGGCGGGACCCTCTGGGCCGTCGGCGTCACCGTGCTGGGGTACTTCCTCGGGCAGATCGCCGTGATCAAGTCGAACATCGAGTTCATCCTGCCCGGCATCGTGCTGGTCTCGGTGGTGCCGATCGGCATCCAGCTGCTCCGCTCCCGGCGGCGCCACCACCGGACCGCGGACGCCTCGCCGGAGTCCCCGGAGCCGGTGGCCGGTCACTGACCCGCGCGCCGACGCGACCGCGGACAGCCACAGCTCAAGGCTTAAATTCGAGACTTTTCACAAGACGCGAATTAAGGCGGCGACAGGCCGCCGAATCATTGACATCTCTCACTGCCGGATGAACCCTCCACGCAGGACGGTGGCACGCCGCGACAGACGCCGTCCTCCCGCACCCCACCATGAGGGAGAGGTTCATGTCACCGGTACCACGGAACACGGCGCCACCCCGCCGCCGGGCCGCCCGACTGCTCGCCGCGGCGGTCGTCCTGCTCGGCGCCGCCGTCCTGGTCGTCCCGCCCACGGCGGCCGGCGCCGCCGGCACCCTGCTCTCCCAGGGCAGACCGACCACCGCCTCGTCGGTGGAGAACGCCGGCACCCCGGCCGGCAACGCCACCGACGGCAGCGCCACCACCCGCTGGTCGAGCGCCTTCGCCGACCCCCAGTGGCTCCAGGTGGACCTCGGCGCCACCGCCACCATCGACCACGTGACGCTCAGCTGGGAGGCGGCGTACGCGCGGGCGTACCAGATCCAGACCTCGCCCGACGGCGTCACCTGGACCACCGTGTTCAGCACCGCCGCCGGTGACGGCGGCACCGACGACCTCACCGTCGCCGGTACCGGCCGCTACCTGCGGATGTACGGGACGCAGCGGGCCACCGCCTACGGCTACTCGCTCTGGGAGTTCCAGGTCTTCGGCACGACCGGCGGCACGGGCTGCGACACCGCCACCAACGCGGCCCAGGGCCGGCCCGCCACCGCCTCCAGCACCGAGAACGCCGGCACCCCGGCCGGCGCCGCCGTCGACGGGAGCCTCACCACCCGCTGGTCCAGCGCCGCCGCCGACCCGCAGTGGCTGCGCGTCGACCTCGGCAGCAGCCGGACCATCTGCCGGGTCACCCTGAGCTGGGAGGCGGCGTACGCGCGGGCGTACCAGATCCAGACCTCGACCGACGGGACCAGCTGGACCACTCTCGCCGCCACCACCAGCGGCGACGGCGGCACCGACGACCTCACCGTCGCGGGCACCGGCCGCTACCTGCGGATGTACGGGACGCAGCGGGCCACCGCCTACGGCTACTCGCTCTGGGAGCTCGCCGTGTACACCACCGGCGGCGGCACCATCCCCGGCGGCGGGTCGCTCGGCCCGAACGTGCTCACCTTCGACCCGTCGATGTCCAGCGCCAGCATCCAGGGCCAGCTCGACACCGTCTTCCGCACCCAGGAGTCGAACCAGTTCGGCACCCAGCGGTACGCGCTGATGTTCAAACCCGGCGACTACAGCGGGATCAACGCCCAGATCGGCTTCTACACCTCGATCATGGGGCTCGGCCGGAACCCCGACGACGTACGCATCCACGGCGACGTCACGGTCGACGCCGGCTGGTTCAACGGCAACGCCACCCAGAACTTCTGGCGCTCGGCGACCAACATGCAGATCTTCCCCTCCGCCGGCTTCACCCGCTGGGCGGTCTCCCAGGCCGCGCCGTTCCGCCGGATGGACATCCAGGGCGACCTGAACCTCGCCCCGGCCGGCTACGGCTGGGCCAGCGGCGGCTACCTCGCCGACAGCCGGGTCACCGGCCGCGTCCAGCCGTACTCCCAGCAGCAGTGGTACGCCCGCGACAGCAACGTCGGCGGCTACCAGAACGCCGTCTGGAACATGGTCAACTCCGGCGTCGTCGGGGCACCCGCCACCAGCTTCCCCAACCCGCCCTACACCACCCTCGCGCAGACCCCGGTCAGCCGCGACGTGCCCTACCTCTGGCTCGACGCCGCCGGCGCCTACCAGGTCTTCGTGCCGTCGACCAGGACGAACGCCGTCGGCGCCTCCTGGCTGGGCGGCGCCACCCCCGGGACCTCGATCCCGCTGAGCCAGTTCTACGTCGCCCACCCGGGCGACTCCGCCGCCACCATCAACGCCGCCCTCGCCCAGGGGCTGAATCTGCTCTTCACCCCCGGCGTCTACCCGCTCACCGGGACGATCACCGTCAACCGGCCGGACACCGTGGTCCTCGGCATCGGCTTCCCGACCCTGATCCCGCAGAACGGCGCCGCCGCGATGTCCGTCGCCGACGTGGACGGGGTCCGGCTGGCCGGCCTGCTCTTCGACGCCGGTCCGACCAACTCGCCGGTGCTGCTCCAGGTCGGCCCCACCGGCACCGGCGCCGGCCACGCCGCCGACCCCACCTCGATCCAGGACGTCTTCTTCCGGATCGGCGGCGCCGGGGCCGGCAAGGCCACCACCAGCCTGGTCGTCAACTCCGCCAACGTCCTGATCGACCACATCTGGGCCTGGCGGGCCGACCACGGCACCGGCGTCGGCTGGACCGTCAACACCGCCGACACCGGCCTGATCGTCAACGGCGACAACGTCACCGCCCTCGGCCTCTTCGTCGAGCACTACCAGAAGCACGACGTGATCTGGAACGGCGCCAACGGCCGGGTGGTCTTCTTCCAGAACGAGATGCCGTACGACCCGCCCAACGCGGCCGCCTGGACGAACGGCTCACGGGTCGGCTACGCCGCGTTCAAGGTCGCCGACCCGGTCACCTCGTTCGAGGGCTGGGGGATGGGCAGCTACTGCTACTTCAACGTCGACCCGACGATCGCCGCGTACCACGCCTTCGAGGCGCCGACCGCGCCCGGCGTGCGCTTCCACGACCTGCTCACCGTCTCGCTCGGCGGCAACGGCGCGATCACCCACGTCATCAACGACACCGGGGCCACCGCCCAGGGCACCGACACCGTGCCGGTGAACCTGGTCAGCTACCCCTGACCCCGCCCCGGGCGGCGGTGGGCGTACGCCTGCCGCCGCCCGACGGGTCGCCGGGCCGGGGACCCGCGTGGTCGCCGGGGTCGGACGGCGACCCGGGCGTAGGCTGAGCTGCGTGGATCAAGAAGAACGGATCGCCCTGTTCCTCGACTACGAGAACCTGGCCCTGGGTGCCCGCGACCATCACGGCGGCATGCCGTTCGACTTCCGCCCGGTCGCCGACGCCCTCGCCGAGCGGGGCCGGGTCGTGGTGCGCCGCGCGTACGCCGACTGGTCGTACTTCGACGAGGATCGCCGGATGCTCACCCGGTCGCACGTCGAACTGATCGAGATCCCGCAGCGGATGGGCGCCTCCCGCAAGAACGCCGCCGACATCAAGATGGCCGTCGACGCCATCGAGCTGGCTTTCGAGCGCGACTACATCTCCACCTTCGTCATCTGCACCGGCGACAGTGACTTCACCCCGCTGGTGCACAAGCTGCGGGAGCTGAACAAGCGGGTCATCGGCGTCGGGGTGGAGAACTCCACGTCGGCGCTGCTCCCGCCGGCCTGCGACGAGTTTCTCTACTACGACCGCCTCGAGGGCGTCGAGATCCCGGCGCCGGCGGCCCGGCGCGGCCGGGGCGGCCGACCCGCCGCCCCGCAGGTGGAGCAGGAGCCCGAGGCTCCGCCGACGGCGGAGGAGGAGCCCGGCCGCGACGTCGACACCCTCGCCGTCCTGGTGGCGCAGACCGTCGCCGGCCTCCAGGGCAGCTCCAGCGGCGAGGTGACCGCCTCCGGGCTGAAGCGCACCCTGCTGCGCAAGGACCCCACCTTCAGCGAGTCCGACTACGGCTTCCGCACCTTCGGTGAACTGCTGCGTTACCTCGCCGGGCGCGACGTGGTCGAGCTGGCGGAGGGGCCCGCGAAGGGCGACCCGGAGGTGTCGCTGCCCGAACGCGGCGACCAGGAGGTGGCGTTCGCGCTGCTGCACTCCGTCGTGGCCGACCTGGCCGGGGAGACCGGTTCGGTGGCGCTGTCCGGGCTGAAGAACCAGCTCCGTCGGGCCCGCCCGGACTTCAGCGAGAAGAAGCTCGGCTACCGCAGCTTCCTCCAGTTCTGCAAGGCCGCCGCCACCAGCGGCGCGGTGGACCTGCGGTGGAGCGCCGACGCCGAGGACTACCTGCTCACCCCCAAGGCGGCCTGACCGCGGGGTCCCTCCACCGTCCCGCCGGCCGGGGCGGAGATTCAAAATCATCGTCGCGTGGGCTACGGTGATGACGATCCACGGCCGCGGGAGCCAGCGTGCCGGCGGAGAGCCAGGGCAGCTCTCCGCACCCGTCGACGTCCTCCGGGAAGACGTCGCGATTCCCCACCACAGCTGGCAATTCCCGAGAGGAACCGCGAAATGCGGAGAAGTCTCGTCGGCGCGGTCACGTCCGTGCTCGCCGCCGCAACGGTCGTCGTGGCCGTCCCACTCGCCCTCAGTCCCTCCACCCCGGCCGCCGCCGCGTCGGCCGATCCGTACTCCTGGCGCAACGTCCGGATCGACGGTGGCGGCTTCGTCCCCGGCATCGTGTTCAACCCCACCGAGAAGAACCTCA
This genomic interval from Micromonospora sp. CCTCC AA 2012012 contains the following:
- a CDS encoding ATP-binding protein; translated protein: MVTRTASLHGRENALHQVKDLLGDARAGNGGSIFVHGESGVGRSRLLAEAGRIGQSAGMVVLRGRCGGLAPATPFRPLTEALLAFTRTAGTLTEALGPYRLLLGPLIPEWRDLGSTPADQSLIVLAEGVLRLLSLAGRQSGCLLVLDDLHNADTETLAIVEYLTDNLADQPVALIAATRDRDCAAMDLARTADRHRVASLLGLPRLTRDELRQTVADWLDGQPTRLPDDVLEPLWRTSAGNPALAEELLTEMIDSGWLSDTPQGWRLTGPPRAYVPGSVARRLARRLEACEPPERELLLSAAIFGERFPFTALHRITGLDEPDLVRELHRGVAADLVRPDGPDWYVFRHPLIAEALLDTCSSARRTQLATRAVETVEALHPDLPGIFCQLAATLRLRAGDPVGAGRHLAEAARRALADGAAASAVDLLEQAEPLVTADPALHADVQESRVQALVEAGQIDRSLQMIAELDGVGGGWNPARLAALHTHLAWAAVVAARAADGMDQIAAARRLLGDGASPQQSAAIDVVSAHLVFELPGPGQFQLAEQMARQAAAVAEQHDMPVVACQAWQLLGMLTRRRDVDEATLYLERSRQLAVKHGLRIWEIHALVRLGNDDAARDGNLRRLRHVARDAWTAGAVTAAYQAESSIALQVALQGGFAEATEIIDRALPATTRLQLGETAGHLWQTRAVVAAHQGHRREMERVIGELRRQQQDAHWADAKVFGLARAFCSLLEENRPRALAELASTLQADGGNPALSPISGRVGLHPLLRALAGENDAGAYENGADGVQRLRWNWQFVEATRAVLAGRAGEREVAEAAAASALQAAERYPLARHLILRLIAEPALADGWGDPVSWLREAEAFFHDAGAERVAGACRALLRRAGVATGQRREGVDNIPRSLRELGVTVREYQILDMITARLGNREIAERLHLSPRTVEKHVASLMAKAGHADRAALRDLVLDLRAS
- a CDS encoding molybdopterin-dependent oxidoreductase, producing MSADSTPPGGDHPATPPDRPAYGFPARGWALLAAHPPPGVRGVPRRWRSPLRGPWLTAVLGLVLLVGLPVVFLTGLLDHLAYGPRFGQAFPRDVGWLRLPPVDWPTRPSWLFRVTQGLHVTLGIVLVPVVLGKLWSVVPKLFGWPPARSVAQVLERLSLLLLVGGILFELATGLLNIQYAYLFGFDFYTAHYFGGWVFVAALVVHVALRWGRTRAAVRSRPLRGELTVPRAATHPEPPDPDGLVAPAPGPATVSRRDALALVGGLSLLLGALTVGQSLDGPWRRTALLLPRGRQPGTGPTGFPVNRTAVAAGITAADTGPDWRLTLRAGERRVTLDRAALLAMTPHTARLPIACVEGWSTLQTWTGVRLRDLAALVGADRPRSAHVRSLQRGGLFAQATLQANQVRDPDALLALAVNGVELTPDHGYPARIIVPALPGVHCTKWVAEIDFRTDD
- a CDS encoding NAD-dependent epimerase/dehydratase family protein, whose product is MRILVTGAAGFIGSHVADLLVAEGHEVVALDALLPQAHGGELPEWSRRHDPVHGDVRDPELLDRLLPGVDAVCHQAAMVGHGLDPSDAPEYAGHNDYGTAVLLAAMHRAGVARLVLASSMVVYGEGRYECARHGTVRPAPRRPDDLAAGRYDPTCPHCASTLTPALVPEDAPLEPRSTYAATKLAQEHLAGAWARQTGGAVWALRYHNVYGPRMPRDTPYAGVASLFRSALAAGRPPRVLEDGRQRRDFVHVTDVARANLLALTASPPEPLAPVNVCSGEPHTVGELATALAAAMAGPAPLVVAGARAADVRHVVADPRRATELLGYTARVGFADGVAAFATDPLREPAAVTV
- a CDS encoding DedA family protein, yielding MSTPLAVQAAGPGFLNPEWLISTFGLIGILGIVFAESGLLIGLFLPGDSLLFTAGLLVADGRYLHQPLWLVCALAAVAAIVGDQVGYLFGKRVGPSLFRRPNSRFFKQENVRRANDFFARYGARSVVLARFVPIVRTFTPVIAGVSRMRYRSFLTYNVLGGTLWAVGVTVLGYFLGQIAVIKSNIEFILPGIVLVSVVPIGIQLLRSRRRHHRTADASPESPEPVAGH
- a CDS encoding discoidin domain-containing protein, whose translation is MSPVPRNTAPPRRRAARLLAAAVVLLGAAVLVVPPTAAGAAGTLLSQGRPTTASSVENAGTPAGNATDGSATTRWSSAFADPQWLQVDLGATATIDHVTLSWEAAYARAYQIQTSPDGVTWTTVFSTAAGDGGTDDLTVAGTGRYLRMYGTQRATAYGYSLWEFQVFGTTGGTGCDTATNAAQGRPATASSTENAGTPAGAAVDGSLTTRWSSAAADPQWLRVDLGSSRTICRVTLSWEAAYARAYQIQTSTDGTSWTTLAATTSGDGGTDDLTVAGTGRYLRMYGTQRATAYGYSLWELAVYTTGGGTIPGGGSLGPNVLTFDPSMSSASIQGQLDTVFRTQESNQFGTQRYALMFKPGDYSGINAQIGFYTSIMGLGRNPDDVRIHGDVTVDAGWFNGNATQNFWRSATNMQIFPSAGFTRWAVSQAAPFRRMDIQGDLNLAPAGYGWASGGYLADSRVTGRVQPYSQQQWYARDSNVGGYQNAVWNMVNSGVVGAPATSFPNPPYTTLAQTPVSRDVPYLWLDAAGAYQVFVPSTRTNAVGASWLGGATPGTSIPLSQFYVAHPGDSAATINAALAQGLNLLFTPGVYPLTGTITVNRPDTVVLGIGFPTLIPQNGAAAMSVADVDGVRLAGLLFDAGPTNSPVLLQVGPTGTGAGHAADPTSIQDVFFRIGGAGAGKATTSLVVNSANVLIDHIWAWRADHGTGVGWTVNTADTGLIVNGDNVTALGLFVEHYQKHDVIWNGANGRVVFFQNEMPYDPPNAAAWTNGSRVGYAAFKVADPVTSFEGWGMGSYCYFNVDPTIAAYHAFEAPTAPGVRFHDLLTVSLGGNGAITHVINDTGATAQGTDTVPVNLVSYP